The Mycolicibacterium mageritense genome contains a region encoding:
- a CDS encoding alpha/beta hydrolase: protein MPIDPTAQKMLDDARASGRPNAHLLPVAIARENFEAAFAGLAKPTVAHDVDVTIPTRDGARIRGRVYLPDSAGELPLTVYYHGGGWLMGSIDSHDVTTRLLANAAGSAVLSVDYRRGPEHRFPVAVDDAIDALLWALDTPTVADLGIDTQRVAVAGDSAGGNLACAVAIHARDAELAPAVRHQLLVYPASTTDLTIGFDDRYQGVMLERDECLWHQANYLTAQADHADPRMTLLNADLAGLPEATVILAECDPIKPQGLLLAEALSAADVPTTTREYAGMIHGFFGLDEIFPLATEAMQFAADRLAHALRPHLGTPT, encoded by the coding sequence ATGCCCATCGATCCGACAGCGCAGAAGATGCTCGACGACGCTCGCGCGTCCGGCCGTCCCAATGCTCACCTGCTGCCCGTCGCCATCGCCCGGGAGAACTTCGAAGCGGCCTTCGCGGGCCTGGCCAAGCCGACCGTTGCACACGACGTCGACGTGACGATCCCGACGCGTGACGGTGCACGGATCCGTGGCCGGGTGTATCTGCCGGATTCCGCCGGAGAGCTCCCGCTGACCGTGTACTACCACGGTGGCGGCTGGTTGATGGGCAGCATCGACTCCCACGACGTCACAACGCGACTGCTGGCCAATGCCGCAGGCTCGGCTGTGCTGTCGGTGGATTATCGGCGCGGGCCCGAACACCGATTCCCGGTCGCCGTCGACGACGCGATTGACGCGCTGCTGTGGGCCCTTGACACACCTACCGTCGCGGACCTCGGCATCGATACCCAGCGGGTCGCTGTGGCCGGGGACAGCGCGGGCGGCAACTTGGCCTGTGCGGTCGCAATCCATGCGAGGGATGCCGAGCTGGCCCCCGCCGTGCGCCACCAGTTGCTGGTGTATCCGGCATCGACGACCGATCTCACTATCGGATTCGACGATCGCTACCAGGGCGTGATGCTGGAACGCGACGAATGTCTCTGGCACCAAGCCAATTACCTCACCGCCCAGGCGGATCATGCGGATCCGCGGATGACACTGCTGAACGCCGACCTGGCCGGCCTGCCCGAGGCAACCGTGATTCTCGCCGAGTGCGATCCGATCAAGCCGCAAGGCCTGCTGCTCGCGGAGGCCCTAAGTGCCGCGGACGTGCCGACGACGACGCGGGAATACGCGGGAATGATCCACGGATTCTTTGGGCTCGACGAGATCTTCCCGCTTGCAACCGAAGCCATGCAGTT
- a CDS encoding SDR family NAD(P)-dependent oxidoreductase, whose translation MTARSTTLTYGGTNAVVTGAASGIGAATVDLLVQAGIRTLALDLRDDRSPGADPLTVREAVDVRDRAAVRAALHRAFPDGRLSYVVNCAGIPAHTGFRGVGVDQWRSVLEVNLVGAYNVIDASTDLLAASDPAAVVNITSMEANRVIALTNPDPNPHYAASKAALAMLTRTAARALGPRVRVNSVAPGFVATPMAAEHGDTSTLPSQLAARTVAGRWAQPAEIASAVGFLLSDQAAYLTGSELCVDGGLALT comes from the coding sequence GACGTACGGCGGCACCAACGCGGTGGTGACGGGGGCCGCGTCCGGCATCGGAGCGGCGACCGTCGACCTGCTCGTGCAGGCCGGAATCCGCACGCTCGCATTGGATCTGCGAGACGACCGTTCTCCCGGTGCGGACCCACTGACGGTCCGGGAAGCCGTCGACGTGCGTGACCGCGCGGCGGTGCGGGCGGCGCTGCACCGCGCCTTTCCGGACGGCCGGCTGAGCTATGTGGTCAACTGCGCGGGCATTCCGGCGCACACCGGGTTTCGCGGGGTCGGCGTCGATCAGTGGCGGTCGGTTCTGGAGGTCAACCTTGTCGGTGCCTACAACGTGATCGATGCGAGCACCGACCTGCTGGCCGCAAGCGATCCGGCCGCCGTCGTCAACATCACCTCGATGGAGGCGAACCGGGTTATTGCGCTCACCAACCCGGACCCGAATCCGCACTATGCGGCGTCGAAGGCGGCGCTTGCGATGCTGACCCGCACCGCGGCCAGGGCGTTGGGTCCGCGCGTCCGGGTGAACAGCGTCGCACCGGGATTCGTCGCCACCCCGATGGCCGCGGAACACGGCGACACCTCGACGCTCCCCTCGCAGTTGGCGGCCCGAACGGTCGCCGGCAGGTGGGCTCAACCCGCTGAGATCGCTTCCGCGGTGGGCTTTCTGCTCAGCGACCAAGCCGCCTATCTCACCGGCTCGGAGCTGTGTGTCGACGGGGGATTGGCGCTCACCTGA